aaaatttataattaacaaaCTACTCTACctaaagtttaaataatgttattaaaacgatttataacaaaatttaaacctAACTATAATAATAAGCTACAAATCCAGCAACGTTATGTTAGTTATATACAAGGTCAGGAACCGGAACCAAAAATACGAGAATATTTCTACTACATTGATCATGAAGGAATggtaattattaataataatactatttgcaaatacaattataaataaataatatatttttttcaagttattcTTAGATGATgccaaaatgaaaaatttcacctcttgttttaaagagaaaaaatttttaaaatttttcttcgaTCGTGTTAAGCTAAACGAAACGCAACGTTATCGAGAAGATTTTCCCTATTTATCGCCCTGCGGACGAGAACGTAATTTTATTAGATGTGATGATACGCCTATAGTTTTTACACATGTCATTGAAAACACCGAGGGTCCAGATAAATTGCATTACAATCATGCTGGcgaaattttacaaattgacTTTCAACCAACAAAAATCTACATGAATCCGGAAACGGGACGTGTTTATCATCCGGCTTGGCCAAAAGTGGGTAATATTGGTTTAATAAGATCGAAATTGTCCATAGAATtgagtaaatattttgaatttgaagAAGGTGAACATAATGCACCTTCGCATATTTGGTGGAaagataaaaaacttttattacaaaatgatTGGATCGTCAATACACAACGTTATGGTATAAACTCTAATAAAGAAATAcaataatgaacaaaaattttcttctatactaatattaataatatatactacaaacatatattgttagttaataaaaaaaattgcaaaggaaaattataaattgtaaataaacataaatattttatactattCCATACTTAAAGGAGTGTATTCGCCTTCTTTTACCCACGATAGTCCTTTAGCTTGTGTGTTATTTGTATTAGTAGCAAGTTCTTTACCCTCTCTAATGCGTTCTTTAATTGCTCCATGTATTTCATCGTTGAATTCTTCAAATGATATGTAGTGAGGATCATCGGTAGGCGGTGCATCATATACATGCTCTTTACTGCTTGCAACACATTCTTTTGCCCGAGCTATAAAACCCGCCCGATTTTGAGTTAATAATTCTACCGCTTCATTATTTTGCCATTTTATAGTTGTTGAGGAATTTAGGCGTATACAGTCTACAGGATCATTGAATATCGCTTGTATGTACTTTAAAAGTTGCCATACATGATCTTCACCACAACGCCAGTGTGGAAAGGCATGTGATAGATCGAGGGTGCCGGTGAACGGGCATATTAAGGGATGGAagatttcattttgaaaaataacggtctaaaatgaattaaagacatgtttttttaattattgagatatttaagacaatcaaaaagaaagtttttaataaattatgtatgtagcaTCTTTGGAATTTGTATTCCAATAATTTTGATTGGATTATTTATTGAGAacaataattgatttaattttaaaatatttatatttaaaattgcaaaCTTACCGGTACGGTTTTGTCCTCTGGAAATTTGTCGggtaaaagtatattaaaacgAAATACGCCTTGGTCATAGAATCCATGTCTTACAAATATTACACCATACCATActggaaaacaaaacaataaaaattagattaatgtattcatattttgattacaaaatCTGTTAGAAGATTTACAACGTTAGTTCTTCCAATTAGGACATTTAAAGCAAAATGCTACTAAGAGGACTGGCTACTTTAACTTGTATTTGTACGAAGACACTGTGagaaatctagtctatagaagcCAAATGCATGGTAAttgatattttaagtttttttctactCTGGGGACTGTAAACAGATTGGCTGGGACGCGTGTTCTCCCAGGGGAAAGAAACTTCTGGTTGATACATCTATtactgagttgacaatctttggctaATTGATAATCTTGTCGTTCCGGAGTGGAGATCCAATTATTGAGTAACAATTGTCTCCAATTTCGTTTATGAAGTGACGACTCTCTTTGCTAATAAAGGGAACAATAAGGTGACGTCTGCCTTTACTCTTGATTTCCAAGTATACATCCTAACGAAAGGAGAATTAGAGCCAACCAGGTGTTTGAATGTCAGTGGATGTATTGATACTTTGTCCAAATATTTGAACGAATAAAACATTTGATataatattcatacatttatacttCCTCCTTTCAAATCTGTGTGCATATATAGACGtcaatgtatattttaaatgaacttTAAAGGGGGAGTATATACTTCTGTATTAAAGTCCCTAAAGCACTAATGATTcacttttcttatttaaaaagatatacTTACACAGCGAATTGCCAAATGAAGGAATAACATACATGCCGCCTATTTTTTCAGATTCCACCATTTtactgtaaaatattttaatttaacaaattaaataaacaatgatCTAAGAAATTCCAAAAACAACTTACTATTCTGCTAAAATTTTATACTCCTGCTGTATGCTGGTTAAAATTATCTCATCGGCTCTATTCACATCTAACGACATTTTgtctaacatttatttaaaacaaacttaaagatattctttttaattaatattttaagcaaattataaataaaacttttgctatttattgttattttattgtaaaagcaacaaaacaaaaaaaataataaaacaaatattacaaaacagCTGGAATTTTGATTGACATTAATGTCAAAATAACTGTCAACTTTTTGTTGTGGGAAAACTGTTATAAGTACACTGACAAAACTGTTATATGGCACATATGTTTTGTTGTGGAATGTAAACAAATGGGAAAATAGTAaacaaattatagaaatttaacatgtccggtaagttttttttttaataaaatttagttattttagattttaattatatatattttatgaagaaaaacCCACTACAAATGATCTCCCAGCTAAATCATCTGGTGTTGCTGATCAAACAGAACCAGCAAATAAAGTAGAACCACCATTGTTTCCTCCTGCAAAACCAGGTAAAAAACCTAACTATGGCACCAATAATACCCTCGAGCTATTGGATAAAATTCCTAGCCAGGTGGTAGAAATGAAATTGGATGATGTTTTAACTGCGGTAAAAGATGTCGACAATCTGTGTGATTTTGCTCGTTGTAAAACCAAAACCAGTTTAATGGGCCAAAATTGTGATTATTGccgaaagagattttgttttaaacatggTCTGCCGGAGGTTCATGGTTGTGGTGAAGCTGCCAAGAAAACTGAACGAAAACAATTCTTACATCCTAAGCCGGCTAAAACCATAAAACAGGAAGAGGAATTGGAAAAGGCGAAAAAGAAACTACAAGCTAAACTCAAAGATATGCAAGTGGGAAGAATGCAAAAGACTGGTGGTGGAGCTGACAGTTCGGGTAAATCAGGTGCTGGCAGTGGCGGTAGGAAAAAGAAGAGTAAATAAGGCAAGAGATCTCGATCGACATGTTAAAATAAATCGAATTTAAAGGTAATGagataattttctaatatttaaattaaattcgttCATTTTTGTTCTTAATAATGAACTTAAAGAATCTGATTATAAAATTCTCTTTCCTCAAagtatgtaatattttgtttaggAATCTGTTGTTCTaaaattgaagtttttattgcccgaaatatatatttgaaattgaaatcatTAGATTTACAACCTTCTCCTCAATATTCTTCattgatttaaaaacaaatcgttattttattgaaaacataaagaGATTGCTTTATAGATAATTGTTACAATTTGTaaacttcaaataaaatttaaaaatcaacaatattttattgaaaacaataagaaaTTGCTTTGtatatatgttgttgttataattctTCCTTAGCACCACAATAATcacattttttccaaatttttgagAACAGTCATCTATTTACAGAAAtacaatacaaacattttaataactttgtttttctataaaaaatggtaagagtattattaatacaaaaagaaattcaaattttcaaataaataaataaaaaacacgttaatttcaaaagaaaattctttaaaaactttttactatatataaaaaaaacgcGAAAAATTAGCATCAATAACTCTAAGCTTAAAGCAATAGAAAACAACAACGTTTCTTAAACAAAAGGAAAGTTCGACCAATTGGAATTTAGAATATGAAAATAACTTAGAGGATTTCCAAATCACAGTGGCGTATTTCAGGgaattttttctgaaaaaagcagataaaaaatagtaaataaaaacaaaaaagaaaataattcaaaataaatacccTAAGTTTCATTTCAATGCGATCAATTTCACCACCCATTAAATCAACAATATTTTCACCATGATTTAATAGAAATTGTTCCAATTCATCAGTATTTTGGAATGATTTCACTATCTAAAAAGAAACATCAAAAGAAAAACCATAAATAAACTTAttgttttacaataaaacaaaattgaaccTTTAATAGTTCGTTTAAATCTTGTTTATCCAAATACGAGCGTGCCAATTCACGACCATCAAAATCCATTTCGGCCTTATAGCGCACCAATGAATTGCCTATATCAATGCCTTTAACATCATGTATAGCTCTTATCATAACATCACTTTCTAGTTCAGAATTAATACGATCCAATTGTTCTCTGGGTATAGATCTAGTGgggaaagtgaaaaaaataaatacgaaaGCTTAAGGCGAAATTCTAACTTACTGTCCCACTAAAGCAGCCACATTTGTATAGATAATAAATGAAGCTACTGCTCCTAGAATACTGCCTACTAAAAGAGAACCCACAGCATCATAGATAGGCGAACCAGTAACAGTGGATAAACCCATACAAGCAGCCGCCACAGCTACACTGGTAACAGCAGCCGCATCCTCAGTCAAAACCACATTTACACAGGGATCTTTACCCTGTACCACTGCAgtaataaatagtttaaatatttgctttttgaCTTAAACCTATAAACTCACCATAATCTTTAAAGGATATTCCTTTTAATTTTGCCGATCTTCTAACTTCATTCACAGCCACTAAGAGGGTAGCCCCCTCAGACACTAAAGAACCACCCAAAATGAAAAAGGCCCAAAAGAAATTTTCCATAGGTTCAGGATGCATTAGACCGGTAATACCATGATAGAAAGACAAACCAGTACCCACACAAAAGATGCCAACACCCGAAATTAAAGAAGAAACGTATTTCATATTCGTATAACCATAAGGATGATCTGAATCAGCCATTTGTGTGGATTTATGGATGCCATAGGCTAAAATACATTGATTTATAGTATCAGCCAAAGAGTGTATAGACTCGGCGAACATGCTATGTGAACCCGAAAAGAGCCAACCACCCAccttaaataagaaatttaaaccaTTGCTAGCAAAAACATAAGAAAACGTATTAAGAGattatttaaagagaaaaaataatgtaaaacaagACCTACATTGCTATGGCTATTAAAACAACTTTGCCAGATTTGCCTCTTAAGCCGGGCTCATCATCATAGGCAGCAGCTCTAGAGCCAATTTCTCTTCGGTAATCACGCAGTCTTCTTTTAACGGTAAAAATATctgcaaacaaatatttcaatttaatgttttttttatgcaATCAACTACCATTATTGTTGATTTCTTACTTTGTTGATGTGTTTTGCGTTCAATTTCACGCTTTAAACACTCCTTAATGAGATTCTCTTTTGAACCCCAAATATTGATTGCTTTAGCCTCTACATCTTTGCGCCAGTACACAGTTATGGGTGGTTCCTGTTCGTAGGGTGAACGACGTTTAATTTTTGGTAACGTTTCCAAATCGGAAGCTTTAAGTAGAAAATCACTCATGGCCCGGGCTGGTGTAATAAAATTACGTTCCAATGAAGAACGATTTAAATCAACTTTGACACGTTTCTAAAAGTAACAGTATATcacaacaaaattgttaaatattctcTTTAAATTTAAGTCTTACTGGTTTTGGTTTAACTTCCGGCACGGGATCTGCTACCACAGCCGTTATATTAGCCACCGTTGGTGTGGCTGCCATATCTAGGATCACAGTTTTTGTGGCAGCTTCATTTTGGGCTGCTGCTGCCTGTTTAACTACATCATTTAAGGCATTATCCAGTTTTGTTGTCGTTACTTTTGCAGCTTCCAGTGTGGGCTTACTGATACTTTTCTCCGTGGCGGAAGCTTTTGCTGCACTCTTGACAGCTGCTGCTGCCTTTTTCGCACCGCCTTTAGTCTTTTCAAATACAATATCATTGATTTTAGAATCCTCAATTGTTGTGGTTATCGATAGGATGCCCTTCGAAGTTTCAACTtcaaattttttcgtttttttcacaCCCTCAGCTTTGGTGGTTGTTTCTTCTAAGGCGTCATTACCATTTtcttttacagatttttttggttctgttgcagtttttttggttgttttcgTTTGGGTGGTTGGTATATCGCTTCTTACGGTCGATGAAGATGATTGTATGGGTGGGGAAGCAATGATCTAAAATTAGATGAAAATGGAAGATATTTTAAAAGGCAAGGGTTTTGTGTTTGGTTTAATAAGTATAAATTGGCgcaaatttaacataattaatcaCTAAATATGGAGGTATTGTTTTAAGGAATACAttagtgttaaaattttcataagatTGTTGTTCCCATGAAACCTAAATGGTCTTTTAAGGCAACATGTAACTTTCTACACCTAAATCTCCTCAAGAAATACACTCACATACAACCTGCTATAAATTTgcgccatttttaaattatagcaATTGACCGACCCACTCAAACTTACCTTATCCTTAGTCGTATAAAGCCTCTGCATAATAAGcacatttttgttaatattttcacCGACATTATTCTTAAGAATTTGCCGGCAAGTCGGTACAAATAGTTGATTTTTAAATTGACTCACAGCCCGCTGACTTATGATACGTTGTTttgaatgtaaaattttcacaaattctACCCCTCTCGGCAACATGTCTTTAAAGAATTTGCTTGAACTATGGAGACAAAACCAACAGATGCGACAAAACAATTACTGCCATAAATATGTATCTAGAATAGAAGATTACTAAACAATtgtcttaataataaaaaaacaaatattgactAGATATAAATCTGCTATTTATTTACCTGTATATAACCCGGTGTCCACCCCTTAAGAAAACAAACGATTTCTGCTGCTGCTAATCTGACGTATAATgggctaaaaataaaattttcgcaGTGGAAAAGTTcaactttttttcgtttttttttatctgTCGTTTGTTAaggttatatttttgttttgtttagccAAACAAAATCTTTGTTACAAAATACTAATGCTTAAAATGTATAAGAACAAATTGTATGTAAATTGATTTCCATTTAGAgagaaaaaattcttaacaaacaCTACGTCATTCGAAATTTAGcaatcatacatatttatgttgatCAAAATTATGACCGAATTAAGTTACcggtgttgttgttatttttttgattataacGCTAATttaataagttattttattatatttaaaatatatttaaattgtcaaatttattttaaaaataatttttcgaatttttttccAAAGCCGTATGAacaaaaatgagaaattttcactttttttcgtGGTACTTGcactataaacaacaacaaatcaagtTCTTTATCAAAATGTCAAAACAAAAAGCAAACGAcagcagtgttgccaacattggtcaagcaaa
The window above is part of the Lucilia cuprina isolate Lc7/37 chromosome 6, ASM2204524v1, whole genome shotgun sequence genome. Proteins encoded here:
- the LOC111684648 gene encoding UPF0598 protein CG30010, producing MLLKRFITKFKPNYNNKLQIQQRYVSYIQGQEPEPKIREYFYYIDHEGMLFLDDAKMKNFTSCFKEKKFLKFFFDRVKLNETQRYREDFPYLSPCGRERNFIRCDDTPIVFTHVIENTEGPDKLHYNHAGEILQIDFQPTKIYMNPETGRVYHPAWPKVGNIGLIRSKLSIELSKYFEFEEGEHNAPSHIWWKDKKLLLQNDWIVNTQRYGINSNKEIQ
- the LOC111684647 gene encoding protein crossbronx — encoded protein: MLDKMSLDVNRADEIILTSIQQEYKILAEYKMVESEKIGGMYVIPSFGNSLLWYGVIFVRHGFYDQGVFRFNILLPDKFPEDKTVPTVIFQNEIFHPLICPFTGTLDLSHAFPHWRCGEDHVWQLLKYIQAIFNDPVDCIRLNSSTTIKWQNNEAVELLTQNRAGFIARAKECVASSKEHVYDAPPTDDPHYISFEEFNDEIHGAIKERIREGKELATNTNNTQAKGLSWVKEGEYTPLSME
- the LOC111684656 gene encoding DNA-binding protein SMUBP-2, whose product is MSEKPTTNDLPAKSSGVADQTEPANKVEPPLFPPAKPGKKPNYGTNNTLELLDKIPSQVVEMKLDDVLTAVKDVDNLCDFARCKTKTSLMGQNCDYCRKRFCFKHGLPEVHGCGEAAKKTERKQFLHPKPAKTIKQEEELEKAKKKLQAKLKDMQVGRMQKTGGGADSSGKSGAGSGGRKKKSK
- the LOC111684642 gene encoding zinc transporter 9, which produces MLPRGVEFVKILHSKQRIISQRAVSQFKNQLFVPTCRQILKNNVGENINKNVLIMQRLYTTKDKIIASPPIQSSSSTVRSDIPTTQTKTTKKTATEPKKSVKENGNDALEETTTKAEGVKKTKKFEVETSKGILSITTTIEDSKINDIVFEKTKGGAKKAAAAVKSAAKASATEKSISKPTLEAAKVTTTKLDNALNDVVKQAAAAQNEAATKTVILDMAATPTVANITAVVADPVPEVKPKPKRVKVDLNRSSLERNFITPARAMSDFLLKASDLETLPKIKRRSPYEQEPPITVYWRKDVEAKAINIWGSKENLIKECLKREIERKTHQQNIFTVKRRLRDYRREIGSRAAAYDDEPGLRGKSGKVVLIAIAINGLNFLFKVGGWLFSGSHSMFAESIHSLADTINQCILAYGIHKSTQMADSDHPYGYTNMKYVSSLISGVGIFCVGTGLSFYHGITGLMHPEPMENFFWAFFILGGSLVSEGATLLVAVNEVRRSAKLKGISFKDYVVQGKDPCVNVVLTEDAAAVTSVAVAAACMGLSTVTGSPIYDAVGSLLVGSILGAVASFIIYTNVAALVGQSIPREQLDRINSELESDVMIRAIHDVKGIDIGNSLVRYKAEMDFDGRELARSYLDKQDLNELLKIVKSFQNTDELEQFLLNHGENIVDLMGGEIDRIEMKLRKKFPEIRHCDLEIL